Proteins encoded in a region of the Methanobrevibacter millerae genome:
- a CDS encoding DUF2299 domain-containing protein: protein MIEEETIKNWIVDEGIFREKKFDDNADFHYIIEFPKDNIMDVVKPKGKDFILIACATQVSPQHLDLMNNSTPKQRSDFLLDVNMGINQFLVDCQLAIDQNTNLLQQYVITYQIFEDGISKNNLFDALKRVFKSKIQCVWIIERTFGTINDTSVKPSNENSMFI, encoded by the coding sequence ATGATTGAAGAAGAAACAATAAAAAATTGGATAGTCGATGAAGGAATATTCAGAGAAAAAAAATTTGATGATAATGCAGATTTTCATTATATTATAGAATTTCCAAAGGACAATATAATGGATGTTGTTAAACCAAAAGGTAAAGATTTTATTCTTATTGCTTGTGCAACACAGGTTTCACCACAACATCTAGACTTGATGAACAACAGCACTCCAAAACAAAGAAGTGATTTTCTTTTAGATGTTAATATGGGAATTAATCAATTTTTAGTTGATTGTCAATTAGCTATCGATCAAAATACTAATTTATTACAGCAATATGTTATTACATATCAGATTTTTGAAGATGGTATCAGTAAAAATAATCTCTTTGATGCATTAAAAAGAGTTTTCAAGTCAAAAATTCAATGTGTATGGATAATAGAAAGGACTTTTGGTACTATTAATGATACTTCTGTCAAACCATCTAATGAAAATTCAATGTTCATCTAG